Below is a window of Rhizobium jaguaris DNA.
GTGCCGACTGGACAGGATCTTCCGCGCGTGCGGTCGGCGCGAAGGCGAGGGTGATGCCGAGGGCGGCGAGAGATAAAGCGCGCATGCCAGTGATCTCCGGCAATATCGTGGAGAGCATAGCGCGCTTTATGATTTTGCAGAAGGGACGACGGGCGGGCCGTCCGGATCAGCCTTTCTAAGCCCGGCTATTGCCAGCGGCGGAACAGAGCGCTGGCATTCACGCCGCCAAAACCGAAACCGTTGGAGATGGCATATTCCATTGCCATCGGCCGGGCAGTCGCGCCGACAATATCGATACCCTCGGCGGCCGAGTCCGCCTCCTGCAAATTGCGGGTTGGAGGCGCAATCTGATCGCGCAGCGCCATGATCGTGAAGACCGCTTCTAGGCCGCCGGCGGCACCCAGGAGATGGCCCGTCGCCGCTTTAGTACCACTGACGGCGATACCGCCGTCGCGGCCGAACACGGTCTTGATCGCCTCGATCTCGCCCCGATCGCCGACCGGGGTGGAAGTAGCGTGCGCATTGAGGTGTTTGACTTCGTGAGGCGAAATGCGGGCCTGGGAAAGAGCCGCCAGCATCGCCCGGCGCGCACCATCACCGTCCTCGGGGCTTGCGGTCATGTGATAGGCGTCGGCAGCGGTGCCGTAGCCGACGAGTTCGGCAAGCGGAGTGGCACCGCGGGCAAGAGCGTGGTCCAGCGTCTCGATCACCAGCATGCCGGCGCCTTCGCCCATGACGAAACCATCGCGGCCGGCGTCGAAGGGGCGGGAGGCTTCTTCCGGCCGATTACTGAAGCCGGTGGAAAGCGCACGCGCCGCCGCAAATCCGCCGAGGCTGACCTTATCGATACAGGCCTCCGCGCCACCGCAGATCGCCACGTCGGCTTCGCCGGCACGGATGAGCCGCGCCGCATCGCCGATCGCCT
It encodes the following:
- the fabF gene encoding beta-ketoacyl-ACP synthase II, which encodes MDRIVVTGMGLVSPLGVGVATAWKRLVEGRSGLRLLPEEMVGDLAAKVGGVVPSLEEDSEAGFDVDRYVPVKDQKKMDRFILFAMAAAEEAIKQAGWQPTNLEELERTATVIASGIGGFPAIADAVRTAETRGVRRLSPFTVPSFLVNLAAGQVSIRYGYKGPLGAPVTACAASVQAIGDAARLIRAGEADVAICGGAEACIDKVSLGGFAAARALSTGFSNRPEEASRPFDAGRDGFVMGEGAGMLVIETLDHALARGATPLAELVGYGTAADAYHMTASPEDGDGARRAMLAALSQARISPHEVKHLNAHATSTPVGDRGEIEAIKTVFGRDGGIAVSGTKAATGHLLGAAGGLEAVFTIMALRDQIAPPTRNLQEADSAAEGIDIVGATARPMAMEYAISNGFGFGGVNASALFRRWQ